acacacacacacacacacactctctgagAGAGaataccaacaacaaaaaaatacacaaaaacacacaaaatgatgatagaaatgatcttgattagaacatgaacttaaaatacaagggtcactgttggtcccacatcaggaaaactatagaaataaatctattcaggaagcactaaatactgtttctttccatttatttacaaagtgagattctttcaaatgtgtatcactcattaattccatcattatgcccGAGAGATGTTTTTTCATATTATTCTGGGCTGAATGTtgcagtcagacaaaggggtTTTTGGATTCAGAAATTAGAGAAAGGTTACTTAAGCtaagaaaaaaatcagtatAGCatagaattattatttaatcaagTGTATTTAATCCTCAAcctgattatatatatatatatatatatatatatatatatatatatataattcacaCCACAGCTTTCTTTACAGATTTTAATTTGCAGCAATTTGGGCAAAACCCCTTTTGTCTGGGAAAACATTTAAGACCCAAACATGACTTGACCTCACAGACACCTGACTGGTATTTCATCATCTCCTCCATATTTAATCCACAGCAGCTGCTCAAACACACCGTCACACTGCTGCACCAGTTCCAAAAACTTTGGGTCATATCAGTCTGAAAGAGTCACTGGTGGATCCAGTGTTCCTTAGGATGTAACTCTAACTGCACTGGGAATGTGTTacctgtaaaaaaacaaaaacaaaaatgttacatttcattCTGTGAATATGTGATACATATTTAATATTActaatattaaatttaaatcataTTGATGCATTTGACTGCATATGTGCATACAATTAGCAAAACCTCTGAACCCATCTGGAACCACGCCTCATTATTCCATATGAaacttaataaagtatttcttactgtGTGAATGTATGTATACATATTAAGtagtattaacattaatatGAAATTATATTGATACATTTCAATGCAGGTGTGCATGCacttaatagaaaaaaacatgtgaatccATCTGAAACCACGCATTAATTATTATGAAAGAaatattaatagaaaaaaataattcaacaaaaataataaggctaaagctgtggttcccaaacaggagtacgtgtacccccaggggtacaggagcacattgcagggggtactcagaaatatttaacaactattttaaaaataatcagaaaatgtttctAGTTCTGttttaagcttttatttttctttcttttatttttttttttttactaattcacCACAAATTAACAGTacaattgctcaataaaatactatattttcttgtaattttttttttttaaaacaggattattttatgctgtagatgctattttatcacacttctgacaataggagacaataattagctatttgcttactattgaagtaatcgcATAAAAGTTTCAtggtatatatactgtatatatatatatacagtatatacagcaTATAAATccaatttaaattacattaattgtttttaatttttagattAAGTATTAGAACCAATGATTGAGACACAGTTAGTGGTTTAGGAGAACCTGCTGttctacaaatgaaaaaaacatatgatattaatggagagggtacttatgatatgaagagggggtacacatgatttgacaaaaatgtaaaggCTAAAGCATGGGCATTAGTGCTGAAATTAAAATATTCCAttaatttttgcatttaaaacaGCCTGATTGACTTTGTCTTACACTAGATGAACTCCAGTAGCTGGGATTACACACTGCTGGAGTTTAAAATCAACCAAACCAGAAAGGCTGCGGTTCACTGAATGACCTATAGGGAGTGATAGTGCGTCCACTTTGCTAATTAATGTGAAGAAGAAGAGGTTCGCGTTGCCATGTTGGACAAACTTCCGCCACAGATaggtgaattaaaaaaattaaaaattaaaaattaaaaattaaaaattaagaataaatataataataataataataataataataataataataataataataataataataataataataataataataataataataaagatgggTAAAGAGCAATTGGACTGGTGTGAAAACAGTAACATCATTTTCAAACTTCAAATTTGCCTTTGCAAACTAAACTGGAACTaaactgtcactgtgaatgtacacgtaaagtttattattacatttaaatgatcatcacTCTTTAATGTAAATTCTGGAaaagataactacctcatgtttACTTCATCATCTTTTTGCACTACTATGATCTTATTTAGTCTtgtacatattagtctttaatcactagtttatatttttagttgattattaatatttattgtttatctTGTACAGAGAGAGCACAGACAGTCTACcaaagttaaattccttgtgtgttaaaacacctgaggggtattccataaaggagggttaacaaactctgagtctatccataaactctgggtcaacataccccgcgatgggaaactctgggtatctgattccattacagctggtatgaagtgagTCAATCAACCCTGCCTTGGGTTGCTGACGTGCACACGATAAAAAgacatcaatggatcagagattactcaagctgccatgacaacaaaatggaaaatagtgatttattcaccgtaatgggtgaaataagctggtgtttgaggaatatgagcctgttctaaaggtgtgttcagtcttcagtgactatagtggcttaaatcacccgtaattagtcacactttttggtcgctttatcactttattgcttcagtgacgtgaagagcggtgaataatatgaataaaatgtgtctgaggagacgtgtcagcagcataggatgtctgcatagagagccctgttgttacactggatattaagacagtgactgccgcttgatatcgaatcatttatattgatttttaatgtaatattgtcaccagagtcatctcgacgtcctaaaaaatgtcataaaaaaacactgaagcgggacgtgaACACGTGACCCATCGTTTCCAAGAGCAACATCACAAGTCACTGCGCCGTCATATCTTCAAAGAGatgtgatctacagatttaactgtataacaatataaaacaacaatcatctcctttatattatccacaggtttgtattcagggaactttactacagatgtcagtagatgttttaatgcagatcaacctctcagtgactttcacttaatgatctgtatccacaatgttagaaagaaaactagtgtttgcacaaaaaaaacaacattagtaatgatgtgaacacgtctgtggtgtgtgatgtcactaatgtgtttcagagaaaagtgttaaggttcattaaagtgttcagaaaatTACAGGCTGTTATAAATATTTTGATACTACAGTTAAAATGATTGTTTGATAGGATAAaggtaaacaaaacaaagtgcATTTTAACCCACTGTTTTCTGTTAATTGCAGATGTTTCCCCACAAATATTATCACTATAAGAAGTCTTTTATTTATTCCAGGGGGATATTACTTACATTACAGCCGCTCAAGacatattacaaataaaaagaataaacaaagaaagaaagagaagaaaaaacgtacataattaagtaaaagtcacattacagtagtaaaaaataaaatgagataaataataataatacaacaatcaaagctatgaggttcaattcaattcagctttatttatatagcgccaatgacaacaaaagccatCTCGATGtgctttcaaaatataaaattcgtaataaaaaggaaaaaaacccaacaaatccaaaGGTAACAGTGATAAATTGTATTAAGTCggccgtttaaaaaaaaaaaaaaaaaaggaaaactagTGGAAGAGGGCAAAATAAGACATTTCACTAAACATCGACAAACCTGAGGGTGTAAGTATGGGAAAATGACAAATTTCATAGAATTTAATGTCGGGAAAACATCCGCTGTATCTGGCAACTCAAACACTCGCTGAACGCTGCTTCCTGACTGCAGGTGAGGTTTTAGAACCCTGTttataaaacaagtgtttttaaacggatcatttaaaataactcactGTTGTTAAAGGTTGTGTTGTAATAACTAAACACTGTTGACTTTATATCTGACTGTTTAGTTTAAATCAGCTGAAGCTTCCTCAACCAGTTAAACAACGTAGGACCAAACCATAGTTTATTAGAGTCAGTAGTGTGTGATATTTAATGTGTGTCAGATTAGCAGCGATGTCGGTGCTTTACTCCTATTTTTAATATGAGATTGGGATTATATGAGTTTAATTTAGTCTGTTAACCTGTTTCACACTGAGCAACTTTTACATAATGACCACATGTTCTATATCagttgtgtcaaactcatggctcctgggccaaatccggccctttagagaagtgtttctcaaatgggggtacgtgtacccctaggcactacagggggtacttcagagagagagaggaaaattaacaaatgaaagcattggggttttataatgtttatttttagttaaaaatgataatcgtaaaaaatattaccagcaactcaccaaacgacaacaaaaacacaaaataagataaaaaaaatatatatactgaataataataagaacaaacaacaacaaaatacacaaaatgacacacacacacacacacacacacacacacacacacacacacacactgagagaaaaatacttaccattaccagcaacacataaaactacaacaaagtaaactaaactaaatgagagaaaaatacacaagatcaccacgaaatacacaaaaataaccgagaaacaaacaaaacgacataagaaacaaccaaacgacaccaacaatacacacactgaaaacacacagaacaaacaacagaatacacaaaattacacaaaatgattatgattttgattagaactGGAACTGAAAATCCAAAGGTCAATgttggttccacatcaggagggagatgacttgctctaaatactgtttcattccacttatttacaaaatcagattttttaaaatgtgtgttatcactcattcattccattattatgctctatagctgttttttcacagtattctgagaaaaatgtagtcgaacaaaggggagacttggattcagaaataagagaaaggtggTACTTTAGCCAAAACAagttagagcatcaaattcagcaCCATCAAAGAAGTAAAAATGATCggggaaaaaacatgaaacgtTTTGTAAATGAGCAactaattcagctgtagatatctcagccctttatatacaaaaaattaaaaaataaaatccacattatttgcagagctcagtttttcaGTTGTTATATTACATGACGACAGTAGTAAATAAAGGGATAAAGCGCTATTTAAATCAAGTTAATTTcagtcaatattttttctcaaaagggtgatataaatcttgatattttttttatttcaataaagtCTAACTAGAAAACAATTCTTGGTTAAATTAGCTGATGCAATTATTAACAaagagctgcacaatatgtgccacttttgtctttttctagtgtaagggacagcacgtgtgagtgagttttgtagtgtggcttgtttaggtccAGGTTAGAACACACAGCTGTTCTGAGAACTCCTAAAATGCGTATTTTATGactaaataagctataaaataaaaataaatcaatatcaaTAATCAGTTTTCAATAttgccaaaatggaaaactcaatatattttaaatattgatatatttccCAGCCCCACTCAagacaaacacatttcttttttttttttttgtctgcacatgctgtcaaaggtcaacactacaagaagtgcaatcttttttagacagcaatgcatttttagtttttttttgttttgttattgcaattaaataaattgcattatttttcctaaggaagggtaagaaacactttattaaagggagaatataaaaagagagagcagtgttacacctaggtgagggggtggggggggggaggtggagggggaagagagcagggaggagcgattcaaggtagagaaatggaagcgtggggaagagttgattactgtaaagtgagatgtgaagttgtcgacgtgaggcttaactataatggtggtggttgtgggcagagggaaggagtgagtggtaataacTGAAACAGGtttttgggatcaacgtgtctaaagttaagcccactacaagttttatcccacagtccaaggcatgctagtgcatcgtagactgatgtatgtgcaagaaactgccactgtaaacccaagcgctgccccggactcgaggacgcagccagaatagcagaaagagcgggggccagggagcccaggcaaaccccccccccggccgagcagcccccaaGACACCCCCTAGACACCAAGCTGAGAGGCTGCCACCGCCCCCTCATACACACCTGAGAAAGCACCCAGTAGCCGAGGAGCCAGCGCACTCCGCCAccgcccccaacccccaaccccaaggtccCCCAACGACATCCATCCCACCACCCCAACCCCACCCCCGCACCCAATCCcccaaggggagggcccagagagcccacCGCccaagaccccagcagaggggccaaggcccacgcccagcagacagcCAGAGCCGCGACAAATGGGCAGCTGGCGGGCACCCGtcagtgggcccagagccagcagggaccggaccccaggccagaatgacccggaatagaagcagcaccgggagCAGCACGACCGAggacaacgaccacaccccCGGCCGCCCTGGGCAACGAGGGGATGCTGCACGCCGCACCCccagcccccaggcgcaccgacccagCCCCCCAGAGCGCCCCAGGTCACCCTTTTTTGACACCGCCAGCGCCTCAGTTATTACTAAAGTCCCCCCCGCCGCCCCACCCACCCCCAAGGGCCCAGGCAGACCGCCACACCAGCATGCGGGGCGCGTAAATCAGAGGCGGTTCTTTGGgtaccgcccaagcaggggccaccccaCGCCGCACCCACTGGTATGCAGGAGCGCGGCCCGCACCACCCGCCctggaagacccccgccaggaccggccaagCCAGCGGCCAAACCTGCCGGTCCCCAAGAGCACCCCCCGAGATCGGGAACCCTCAAGGGCGAGACCCCGGGCGAAGCCCCCCGGGGAGAACCCCCTCCCAACCCAGCCCACAAACCGGCCACAGtcaagcaggaccgcacagccccagacggcgcaAGGACAGTAGCCCAGGCCCCGCCGGCCACCGAACAGCGCAAACCACAAGGCAATGCCACTCACCGGCGCGCGAGCGACCAGCGGCCGCCACCGCAGGAAGGAGGCATTCCAACGGCACCCACCCAGTGCGGAACAGCAGTCCCCAACTAAgggcgccccggacccacccaccgatccgcagatagcaggacagacctaccaggcaGCCGACGGCAACCGCacccaccggaacagctagcaccgccccccccagcaaacagcatcatcttgaagcgccaagcaaccccgccccaaccctgCTACAGACCCCCAGCACCCTCTAGTGCGCCCACACCGGcaaggcaggccgccccgggcccgcacacaccGAGGACAGCCCCcgaccaggagacgagacaaggaCCAAGCCACACTCATAGGGAAGAGGCACCCGCACTCCCCGCCGGGCCGACACCGGCCGGAGAGACCCCACGAAGAGAACCCCCAGCAGCACCCCCCCACGCCTCCCGAGACCCACCGCTCCACCTGATGTATTTGCATTCTACAcggtggcccagccatcaacagagggatcaggcccccacccgacaggcccaaatatgtgatccGAGACAAACACATTTCTATCCAAAGATGATTGAAACTCACCATACTGTGAGATTAATGTTATTGATTCATATTTCATGCCTTTTCTTTGGAAGTCCGTTTGTCTTTGGAAGCTTTGGAACCAGCCGACCTTGCATTGATAGCAGGATATTGAAATATGTTCGTCCTGTGCTTTGGTATTTCTGAGTTATGCTGATGCTGGTCTAGACTCTTTAACTCTACTTTTTGACAGTGTTTGCTTTGAAGAGTTTGTATCAATAGCTGTGAGATGAAACTAATATTTactttatctgtgtgtgtgtttgttttagggGTGCTGTTCTCAAATATGTTTGGCTTTGATCTATTTGTTAAGGGACACCAGAGCCTCAGCGGCCTCCATAGAGTGGAGCAGTGAAGGCTTCACCAATGGACCCTGAGGTGTCGGTGCTGCTGCACTGTGCTCAGTGGAAGGGGCTGCTGCAGACTCAGGTCCATGTGGAGCTTTCTGAGCGGTAGGAGCACAAAgccttaaagggtacctgtagtgaaaatgtaccagtatataacaaaaatatttattgtattgccaataaacaaaatatgtgcatctttttactaaaaacacacattgaaaggactttgtagaatgattttataccttCTCGCAGAAAATATGcagagtcgccattttggacaggGTATGATGCACTTttgttgattcctgttagctgttgctaggcaacactGTTCCGttggtctacagtttctgaacaatggcaAAGTGTAAAGCTAACGGTTGCTAAAACAACAAGAGgaaaaaacccacagaaacaTTTCCTTTGCGTTCTCTAAGCATAATAACaacactaagtcagagttatccagaTGTTGGCTCCATAACATCGGTACGGGATACACACCTTAAACGCTTCCGTTTGGATGACATTTGGTGATATGTGAGGACCACAAAGCCAAAGTTACGTCTGAAATCAGACCAGGTAGCgacagaattccttcacagaaagtctCAATGTAGCTTGTAAACATACTTGTTCAGGGCACTGCTACATTTCTGTTTACAGGGGATATTATGGGCaggtgtcatggcactaaccgtACCCCCACCAGATTGTTCCCTCCTACTTCCTTGTGGCTAAAGGATGAGCTGTTTACTGTTCATTAGGGCTCCGTCAGGTCCTGATCCTCTGCTCATCCTCCCATCAAtgaacagatatcctttcacgcagctttcatcacagttgtTAACCATATTTGTGCGCTTCCAACACCAAACTACACAGTCTCGTTTCCGCTGGTAACAGCTCTGTTCGTTAGGCTAATTGTGATGTTGAGTCGGCGCAGGGAGACATAGAAGAAGCAGGTAGTTGGTGAGAAAGGTGATAATTAATCCTCTCCTAATATACAACCTGTATGCTGCACTTTTATCACTGAGGGAGGGGATACACACGGCTGCTTAACACTGAGAGCTATcagaaaaactacatttcccacaatgtaaacagacctgttatgcctctacctcccacaatgcaccagttATTTAAAGCAACAGGCTGTGCGGATCAACAAAAGCACATCTCATCttgtccaaaatggcgactctccatagtttatgccagaaaatataaaatccttctaaaaagttcttttaatgtgttttttatatatacagtataaaaaggtgcacatatctAGTTTATTGATGATACATTAAACACGTTTTGCTATACACATTTTTCCTACAGGTACCTGTTAAAATACCAAACACAGTCACAACCTTTCTACAGCTTGAGCTTTTGTTCTCTCAGGTTCAACAGGCAGACAGATCCGGCTCTGGAGCGCCACATAGAGGAGGTTTGGACGGCGCGGCTAGCCAAGGAGCCGTGGCTTTTTAATGGCACCAAATTCCGGTTGCATTCCTTCAGCTTGATGCCTTCCAAACATCCACTCTGCCCTCACGAGGACCAGACCAGACAAACCCAGTGTGACAGTGACCTGTGTGCTGCTCAGAGCGAGACCAAGCTGACAAACTGcatgaatgacctgcagagagaaaGTAAAGGAGATGTTCCCTCCATTAGACCACTCCTCACACTCACACTGGGGCTCACATGCTACAAAGACTATCTGGGAACCAACTGGTCGAGTCAGGTGGAGGAGCTCCGTCAGCGTGGAGAGGTGGAGTATGGTGATCCTCTGGCACTGCTGGCCCAGCCTCTGGGAGTTGGTGCTGTGCTGTTCACGCACGATGGACATGTGGTGCTGATCAGGAGGAGCCAGAGGGTGGCGGAGGCTGGAGGGCAGCTGGACATTCCCGGTGGTCACCCAGAGCCCGAGGtaggatggatgatggatggatgcgGGGTCAGAGATGTGCTTAGTATGATATGTGTGTTGTTGTCTTGTTCAGGCAGTGAGTGAGTGTCCGGTGACCATGGCAACGCTGCAGCAAAGACCAGAGGCCGTCGTCTCAGAACTTTTCTCCTCCGTGTGTGCAGAGATCAGAGATGAGGTAGAAACTCAAGAGTTCCTTTGGACTTCAAACATGTCTTTCTATGCACTGGTACCGGAAAACAGTctatggggcggattcactaaaggttttcatgtattaaaacatgtgcaaacgtcaTCGCATGCACTAGAGTTGggtgatatatcaagattcaaaatATATCGTGTtgtctattttggcaatatcgAAAATTATAATATTGCCTAGatcgagatatatattttatagcttattttgatttaaaatacttgttttaggagtcgctgctttcactacttctcagaacggCATAAAAAGCTccgttagatggatttctgagtgcgtcgtaacccagaccttcccctaaacaagccacactacagaactcactcacacgtgctgtcccttagaggagaaaaagccaaaagtgacacctattgtgcagctgtttgttaatacagCTGCACAATAGACAGACGCTAAATGACAGACGCTAAATGTGTCTGTCATTTAGCGTCAGCAAATTTAATTTAGAATTgtctttaaaattaaaaatcttgagatttatactgtatgtatattgccattttaagAAAGAATGttaagatatgagtttttgtCCATTTCGCCCAGCCCTACCGCGCACTAATAAGGGGTAAAAACCCAAGGGAATTAGGACTGTGCGTGTTCTGTGCGTCTTATATCTTCATATCTTTCCTTGCTATACAGTATACCATTTATCTGCTCATCACACAGTGACAGTTGAACCTGCTGCTCCATTTCCAACAGCAGGTCCTCCTCCACT
The genomic region above belongs to Gouania willdenowi chromosome 10, fGouWil2.1, whole genome shotgun sequence and contains:
- the LOC114471552 gene encoding basic salivary proline-rich protein 1-like, with the protein product MTVRYGVPRLPIGVTVNVPQRHPSHHPNPTPAPNPPRGGPREPTAQDPSRGAKAHAQQTARAATNGQLAGTRQSSTGSSTTEDNDHTPGRPGQRGDAARRTPSPQAHRPSPPERPRSPFFDTASASVITKVPPAAPPTPKGPGRPPHQHAGRVNQRRFFGYRPSRGHPTPHPLVCRSAARTTRPGRPPPGPAKPAAKPAGPQEHPPRSGTLKGETPGEAPRGEPPPNPAHKPATVKQDRTAPDGARTVAQAPPATEQRKPQGNATHRRASDQRPPPQEGDPQHPLVRPHRQGRPPRARTHRGQPPTRRRDKDQATLIGKRHPHSPPGRHRPERPHEENPQQHPPTPPETHRST
- the LOC114471168 gene encoding uridine diphosphate glucose pyrophosphatase-like, coding for MDPEVSVLLHCAQWKGLLQTQVHVELSERFNRQTDPALERHIEEVWTARLAKEPWLFNGTKFRLHSFSLMPSKHPLCPHEDQTRQTQCDSDLCAAQSETKLTNCMNDLQRESKGDVPSIRPLLTLTLGLTCYKDYLGTNWSSQVEELRQRGEVEYGDPLALLAQPLGVGAVLFTHDGHVVLIRRSQRVAEAGGQLDIPGGHPEPEAVSECPVTMATLQQRPEAVVSELFSSVCAEIRDEVNVPLCSLTAPILMGVALNHTSAGRPSAEFYVSCSLTSDEVRSLYWKGGAEAHESTDIVFLSRTELEQLHRSSPLWSELCPSAKGAVMLYQRVRPDGDQSMLHKGTTAH